Proteins co-encoded in one Deltaproteobacteria bacterium genomic window:
- a CDS encoding TIGR00159 family protein, with protein sequence MIDFLREFELQMSWRDAVDILLVAFVYYRIILMVKGTRAVSVIIGLLLILIVYYMAGEFGFYTLHWLLTNFLGSIFLVVIILFRRDIRKALSEMGAGRFWRSPKLEEQVLNELVLALVQMARERIGALVVLEKRVPLGDVTERGVELQAKLSKDLLLTIFHPDTPLHDGAVIVQRGLVKAAGCILPLAVGVRHKSTLGTRHRAAMGITEETDAVAVVVSEERGTISVAIGGKLTSSLDENRLQKVLTAALER encoded by the coding sequence ATGATCGATTTCTTGAGAGAGTTCGAGCTTCAGATGTCCTGGCGCGACGCGGTGGACATCCTCCTGGTGGCCTTCGTCTACTACCGGATTATTTTGATGGTCAAAGGGACCCGGGCCGTATCGGTCATCATCGGGCTCCTGCTCATCCTGATCGTCTACTACATGGCCGGGGAGTTCGGGTTTTACACCCTGCATTGGCTGCTGACCAATTTCCTGGGATCCATCTTCTTGGTGGTCATCATTCTCTTTCGTCGGGACATCCGCAAGGCCCTTTCCGAAATGGGGGCTGGACGGTTCTGGCGTTCTCCCAAGCTCGAGGAGCAGGTTCTGAACGAGCTGGTTCTGGCTCTGGTCCAGATGGCCCGGGAACGGATCGGGGCCCTGGTGGTCCTGGAAAAACGGGTTCCCCTGGGGGACGTCACTGAGCGGGGAGTCGAGCTTCAGGCCAAGCTGAGCAAGGACCTGCTTTTGACCATCTTCCATCCGGATACCCCCCTGCATGACGGGGCTGTCATCGTTCAGAGAGGTCTGGTCAAGGCCGCCGGGTGCATTCTGCCCTTGGCCGTGGGTGTGCGACACAAGTCGACCCTGGGAACCCGGCATAGGGCGGCCATGGGCATCACCGAGGAAACCGACGCCGTGGCCGTGGTGGTGTCAGAGGAGCGGGGGACCATTTCGGTGGCCATCGGCGGCAAGCTGACCTCGAGCCTGGACGAGAACAGGCTGCAGAAAGTGCTGACCGCCGCACTGGAGCGATGA
- the folP gene encoding dihydropteroate synthase produces MSLQFVPAEAWRIGGGGKSLGRAVLAVVGILNITPDSFYDGGRDATAEAAVVRGMELVLKGADMVDVGGESTRPGAESVGPQEELARVLPVITGLRAADPDLPVSVDTTKAEVAKACLEAGANVVNDVSACRFDPVLVDVLVQFQPGYVLMHSLGRPKTMQVDPRYGDVVDEVRSFFEERMAFLVRAGLPEDRIALDPGIGFGKRLEHNLSLLRSIERLAELGRPLYVGVSNKSLWGDLLGLGINDRERVTEVATALLGARGVAVHRVHDPAGARTALAMAQALSPSMPVPVRPQ; encoded by the coding sequence ATGAGCCTTCAATTCGTTCCGGCCGAAGCTTGGCGGATCGGAGGCGGCGGAAAGAGCCTTGGCCGTGCTGTGTTGGCCGTGGTTGGTATTCTGAACATCACGCCGGACTCCTTTTACGACGGTGGACGGGACGCGACCGCAGAGGCGGCCGTGGTCCGGGGAATGGAGCTGGTCCTGAAGGGCGCGGACATGGTCGATGTGGGAGGGGAGAGCACTCGGCCCGGGGCTGAATCTGTGGGGCCCCAAGAGGAACTGGCCAGGGTTTTGCCGGTCATCACCGGGTTGCGTGCGGCCGACCCGGATCTTCCCGTGTCGGTGGACACAACCAAGGCCGAAGTGGCCAAGGCCTGCCTGGAGGCCGGGGCAAACGTGGTCAACGACGTTTCTGCCTGCCGGTTCGATCCCGTTCTGGTCGATGTTTTGGTTCAGTTTCAGCCGGGGTACGTGCTGATGCACAGTCTGGGTCGGCCCAAGACCATGCAGGTCGATCCCAGATACGGGGACGTGGTCGACGAAGTTCGATCTTTTTTCGAGGAGCGGATGGCCTTCCTGGTACGCGCCGGTCTGCCGGAAGACCGAATCGCCCTTGATCCTGGCATCGGTTTCGGAAAGCGTCTGGAGCACAATCTGTCTTTACTCAGAAGCATTGAGCGCTTGGCCGAGCTTGGCCGACCCCTGTACGTGGGCGTGTCCAACAAGTCTCTGTGGGGCGATCTCCTGGGACTGGGAATCAATGACCGGGAACGGGTCACGGAGGTGGCCACGGCCCTGCTGGGAGCCCGAGGCGTTGCCGTTCATCGGGTTCACGACCCGGCCGGAGCCCGGACGGCCTTGGCCATGGCTCAGGCCCTGTCCCCATCCATGCCTGTACCGGTGAGGCCGCAATGA